The window CTACTATGTGgaatttttcttggtctgcaacATTGCAATGCATTCTTGTCCAAGGTTGTCGTTTTGTCTTGCAGGTAGCTATGGGTGGATGCTGCTATGTGTCTGCCCTGGTTGTTGGTGGTGGGGGACTGTGTGAAAGCTGTCTTAAGGTCTTGGGGTGTGGTGCCTGGGGTGCTTGTGGACTGGGCTGGGTGCCTTGTCTCTTGTGTGTGGACCTGGGTGCAGGGCCTGAGGCCCAGAATGGCATGATTAAGATATAAAATCTAGTTTGTAAAGtgtatttaaattaatttttttaatatcagtTTTCTAACAGTGAAGCTTATTCATGATTTGTTAGCAACTGGCCCAAATATCAGATTCTCATGCCAAACTCCCAAATTTTCTAAAATAGCTGGTTTACAAGTTACTTATAATCCTATAGAGTATTAGATTGACCCACTCAAGATCCTTACCCTCCATGAACTTTAGAGTTTAAATAAACCATACTTTTAACCTAAAAGCATTTTCAGATCAAAATTAACAACTACTAAGGACTTAGATTCTAGGTCTAAAAGGTTAGAAACCTCAGTTTTAGCCTCTGGGCTTATGAGGCAAATacacagagaaaagagagaagtcACAGAGACAGACCAAATTATTGCCAAGTAACAAAGTACTAGAATTTCACTCAGTGAAACTAAAGTTTTCTAAACTTTACCAACGTTCCTTTGTTTTAGGTGTCATTTTGCAAACATCAGCATGCTAATGCTCATCGAATTACACGTAAACAACTTTGCAAACTTAAGCCTCAGGAAGCACAACACAGACACTGTTTGACAAAAAATTTATTCCAACATGTGTAATTATACAGAACAAATGCACTGTGTATACAGTTAATTATTCAATGGATCAAATAAAACAGATATTGCTAATGAGATATAATAGACTGGTGTATGAGTGTAATAACATTTGCAACTCAAACGCATTCAGGTGTGTTCCAATGGCTATGACTGGCTCGctttgccttttttgtttttccctccaGTGTACTGGAAACTCTTCAGTGGGTTCTTCCCCCGGATGTTCTTCTATCAAAACCAAAAGGGAACACATTAGCTCAGAACAAGGGGGTGATTTCATCAAACTAACTGGACgattttgttttaatatacattttatattgtGAGCTTTGTAAAAGACATAAAATGGCATCTCACTAATaccaatagaaataaaattgataAAACATGCCATCTAAGAGTGATGCtcaaaactagttcatgcatttattacatcTAGGCTAGACTAttataattcattattatcagattGTGTCTTTTATCCTGCCAGCTGCAGTAGATGTCTGCCCCTCCCTGTTCCTGttagaggtttcttcctattaaaaggaaGTTCCTTCTTTCCAATGTCACCAAGTGTTTGCACACATGGGGTCGTTcgactgttggggttttcttctGTACTATTATAGGGTgtttgccttacaatataaaatgccttgaagcaactgttctcATTTGGTACATTATAAGTAAAAGTGAACTGAAATTTAGAAGTAAGAAAATAGTACAAACGCTCACAACTCAAattgcctgattttgtttaactAAAATCTAATAGATATACAGTTTGTTTTCACAGTGAAACAGAAAATACATGACAAAAAATATGACAAGAAGGTGAAACCTGGAACAGAATTCAAACTATTACACAGATCTGTAGCGTATCAAAGATCTGGTGTCCCTTCCAACCTAATCTCACCTTAAAACTGCTCTTGATGACTCCTCCTGGTCTCTGTATCTCTTTTCTCCGCCTTCTTCTGCTTGTCAGTGGATGTACCACGCCCTTCAGTGCCTCAGGAACTGCAGgaaagtgaaatgaaaatgaaaaaaaattgcataCTCAAATATACATTGATACATTGTAATTAGATCTTCCAGCAAATTGATGCATCcttataaaataaattaatccaTTAAACATACTTAGGAGTAGAAAGCCAACATGTTTGCCCTGCCATCTTGAACACAGTGGCTGAGTATGTCATTGCCATTTTGTGTTAACTGCGTTTTATGTATGTGGACAGAGAAGGATCCACATGTGCAGTACACCAAAGGCAGAAGAGAAGAAACACGTAGGCATTTGCATGCCACTGAGACAAATTTTAATTTGTCTGTGGACTTTCACACTCAACATATGAAGGGtcattcttatatttttttaatttgagaaGCTGTCTCCACCAAAGAAGCAAAAATGCAAAGGGAAGAGACAACACAACAGGCATCATTATAAGACGCCATCTTCTTTTTCACCTCATTCCTCATCTGAAGTCTTTAGTCAGGCCTCTAACATACAAAAACATATGTAAACATTCTTATTTAATCCTGATATTGTCGCAATTGCTTATGGTCAAGCAAATTAGACATGTGACCATCCCACCTCCGGACAGCTAACAACAAGCCAGTTAACAACAGCTGATTATATGCTAGCAATATACCAGCTAATGTTAGGTTCGAGTTTCCtaaaaaaatgtactttctGCTCTGATGAATAGTTTGCTCATTCACATTATATGACAGTTTATTCACTAAGTGTAGCACAGTCCAATAATCTCAGATCTACTTCAAAGAAAGTTTTACAAACAATGACTAACAGCAGGACAAACAGAAGCACTTACTGACAGAAAAGTTTAGATCTCTTCAGCAACTCAGTATCACTGTCATCAGACTGTCCTACAGCAACCATTATGGCTAGGATTATTGAACTGAATTGGGAGGCGTAAGAAAACAGAACTCGACTTGACTGAAATTTGCAATCTAGTGGTGAaattttacacactgtaacttaacctcttaagccccaacgccccctgatacgggggcaaaaggcaggagatcaggtaggcttggggcttaatTAAGCTCTGTAAGTTCTGAAAATATGCTACTGTAACTTAACTCCAACTTTCAGTTATCTCGCCCAATTacatttttcacaataaaaaaaatgacgTTCTGTTAATGTTAATTTTCCTTCAGTAAAAAATGAACTAACAGAATTTTAGAAGAAATTATCAAAATTTGAGCTAACACTATGTAAACATAATTGTCCTATGTGATGTGCCCATGGGTAATAGTTTCTTTCAGTATTGTATTTAAAGTCAAACtttcaacaaaaaaattaattatttcaCACAAATCACTCCTTACTAGCCAAGACCTACATGGCATCATGGAAGTAGAAGATCAATATTTTTAGCATAAACAATATACATTATAAACAGGAAAAATATCTTAATGGAAAATTTTGGTTAGGGTGATGTTCATATATAATCAGACACTTACTGAGATACTCAGGTACATTCTTAAGGTGAGGTTTGACAACAGCAGGATGGAGGTCTTTGTCATGCCGGAGTAGCTGCAGATCTCTGGGGTTGTCCTCAAAGTATGTCTGAGTGATAGCACAAGCATACAATCAAAACGTGTTCAAACACTTCTGCCTTCCTCtgtctttagaaaaaaaaaatcatctctcACCTTAAGTTTTTCTGAATTGAGCAGCTCCTGTTTGATCTCTTTTAGTCTGGCCTCCTTCACTGCCTGCTTTGTCACTGAGCGCATTGCGTcctaaagaaaaactaaaaataataaattcccCTTAcattacacttaaaaaaaaaaaaaaaaaaaaaaaaaagaaggactaGGACTAGGCGATAAAACGATAAAAACGGTTATCTTTCCTCGTCTTTCCTTCAAAAGAAATATGAGAAAAGGTCAACATAAAGTAGAACTTGAAATTTGACAGACAACACAAAAGGCACAATGACAATAGCACTGGACCAAATCAATCATGTGCTCGAAAACTCAGTTGATGGCATTACTACACAAGACAACTCAACAGACACAGTCCAAAGGTCAAATGATGAGGACGGCGTTGAAAAGAAACAACCAAGGAACTCATCACCATTTTTATTTCTAGCATTTTTCTACCCGTCTCCCTCCCATTCACACACCTGCCTCCTGTCATGCTTCTACTGacttttgttcttcttctctgtATACTTCACTCACTTAAcatcacaatgtcatctgcaaacatagGGACTCCTGCCAACCTCATCTGTTAACCGAGATTCACAAATACACAGTGCAACTGCTTCTGGCTTCTCTGACCTACTCcatcaacactctcaaagcaaacattgTATCTGTAGTGCTCTTTCTCAGCATGAAGCAATATTGTTGCTCACTAACTGTCACCTCTCTTCTTAGCCTAACTTCAACAACAGGTTCCCATACCTTCGTGATATGTCTCATCCCTACCAGTACACTTTTTCTCCATTCTTTAGGCTCACTCTCTCACTCTCCAAGacttttttaaaacagtttggTCAGAAGGTCCACTGCTGTCTCTCCCACACATCTCCCTCCTTAAACTGAGCCAAAAATCTTTCCGCTCTTCATCCTCTGCCTCCTTCTCCTGCCTTTCCTTCTCTCTTGTTGCCTCCTAACATGTCTAACCCCCTTTCCCATTTCTTTTTTCAGCCAACACTAACACCCTGTTGGCCCAGAGAGGTGGTCATTGTTGAGTCAAAACCTGACCAATCGGTagggaaatctttttttttaatgatcagTATGTTTGATTTGTCCAAGATTTTACACCAAATGCCCTTCTTGAAGGAACTCTCCCCATTTACAAGGGCGAAGGGACTGGCACAGAGTATACTGGCTTGTGCTGATATGAAAAAATGATtataagtttgtttgttttttccatttgttgTTCAGCCATAGACTCAACTAATGCCAACAATCAGCAAATGTTGAGGAATTTGCCATTTTTGGAATTAAATTGAGCTTccaaaaggaggaggaggatacTCACCCGGCATCTGTACCTGAAGCCTTCAATCTGCTCCATTTTAAATTCATAAGGTTTGAGGGGAGAATTGGTCTCAtctaaacacaaacagaataaaaacaacttAGAAAAGTATCTCACTCCATTTAAATATCATGCTACACTCTAAATATTTTAGATAATGCTGTGATTAAGTATTTGCACCCATCCTGATTTCATAgttattttgtacatttgtctTCCCTTTACTTGTTGGTAGACAGCAGAATCCATACTTCCACCAGGTTTCCAACAAAggagcagcaaagcagccccacacaatcacacactttAGATTTTTGGTATGaaatgctattttatttttatgcccGATGTAATGAGACTCAAACCTTCCAACAAGCTCAACTTCTGTCTCGTCAATCCATAGAATATTTTCCCATGAGCCTTGCAGATCAAGATATTTTTTTGGCTAATGTGAGACaaggcttttttgtttgtttttttgtcaggaATGTTTTTCACCTTGCAACTCTCCAATTTTTTCccagtttcttttttcatgaaTACTGACTTCaactgaggcctgcagttctttagatgttattctgggttcttttgtgaacTTCTCGATGAGCCATTGATAGCCCATCATTTTTGGCAGGCCATACATTTGGAAGGTTCACTACAGTTTCAAATGTTCTCcttttgtggataatggctctcccCATGGTTCACTGGAGTTCCAAAGCTTGAGAAAGGCTTTGGAACTATTTCCAAATTAGACAAATGtcactgactttgttttttatctgtTCTTGAGTTTCTTCAGATCGCAGCATGATGTATTCCTCTTTGAGATCTTTCATCCTATTTCACTTTGTCCAACTGGCTCTATTTAAAGGATTTCTGTCTGGAAGTAATCAGCCATGAGGTGAGTGTGGCTAGTGAATTTGAACTCAGCattccaaagaaaaaaaaaagtcaccgcTAATTCCTGATTCAACAAAAGAGGATTTCCACGTTGGTAGGTttggatgaaaaacaaaacacttaaaaaatgcagtttgtgtttagtCTGGTTATCAATTTCTTTGATAATGTGAAACAtgcaagtgtgacaaatatgcaaaaagatATAGGGTGCAAGTActtgttcacagcactgtataCTACTCCCTGAGGTTCAATATTTTAGCACTGAGACACATCAAACTCTGATGCAGCTGTAGAAGGTGAAGCTGACTAACTAGAGAAACGGTCTACCATTTCACTTATTCAGCGAAAAACTAGATGTGGGCCTTTTCCACATGTGAAGTGAACATAGCCTAACTGTgtttaaagtaaaatgaaaaacaacatgCTACAGTCATCAACACAGAAACAGTCCCCTAAAAGCTCATAATGATAATGCTGATATTAATGCAAGTGGATCTCTGTGCAACTCCATTTTTACttaattttcacattaaaaagtCAGTGAAAGGTGTAGGCCTAAAAATAGATCAAAACATATCTTCATTACCCCCAGTGAGAGCTTCTTCCACCTCTGACAGCAAACCAAGCTCGGTGTGAGATACAAATGACAGAGCGGTGCCCGGGTTGTCTGCTCTTGCCGTTCTGCAAGAATAAAAGTGGCCATCAGAGTTTGATTTTTAGTAAAGATTAtcatgtcattttttaaaagaaactgtACATACCTTCCAACTCGATGAATATACGATTCCACAGTTTTTGGGAAATCAAAGTTAATTACATTGGCAACATTTTGGAAGTCCACACCTCTTGACACTCCATACTCTTTATCTTTAGCTCTAAAGAGACAACAAAACAGTCAATACAGTGtctaaatgcagtttttaatagGCTGGTTCTATCATCCAATATCTGACGACATGGGTTATACCACATAATGTGGGTTTTTCAATGTGGCTGCAAACACAGCTTGTTTAGAaggtttaaatgtatttattgaaaTGGTAAAATCTCAACTTCAGCAGTCCAACTGAACATCAAACtctttttccactgaaaaagacCAACAACCTGAAAGCTtccatttatccatccatcctctccCGCTAACTCTTATCAGGGTCGTGGAGAGACTGGAGCCTTTTGTTTGACTACATTACTGTCTGTAATACTGTTAAAGTCCTAAATtatcacctttaaagtgtttgcaCTCATAACATCATGTACAGTAAGACAGGTATGGAGAACAGTGGCAAGGCAGCCCAGGCGGAGAAATTTTGCTTTTAGACTTTATGACTCATTTCATTCCTATATCTGACttctaaaaaaaagaactatCCAATCAGATAGgtatttgtggtgaatgaaatacagttacagTTTCAAGCAGTTTTAAGCACCACATCcaaaattcaagcacttttcaaaccACGAAAGGGCAATGTTAAAATTTAAGCAATTTCAAGCCCCCGTACGAACCCTGGGCACCATTTCTGGTAACCAGCACCAAAAAACTTCACTGTTGTCTATACTTAAGAATATAAACTGTAGTTTTACACTGTTGAGAAAGTCCAACTGGTTACTGAAAAATCACATAAAATGTATTCTACTAACATTAGTTTTCCCCCTTATGGCATTTTTCCCCATCTTGTGCTGCTTCAGAATATTATCTCtctaatattttttatttgagtGTTAATCAATAGTCTGACTTACTTTCCTCCCTTCTTTtgggtctttttcttttctttccctgcAGTCGTCTGTGGTGCAGCGGCTGTATCAGTCAGACTCTGCTCATCTGTGGCGATGATGTAGTCATAAAACCCCTGATTAAACTGGGCAATGATGTGACACCTGCAACAGAGTgatacaaaacacaaacacagagagaagagaaaggaaTCAATAATGCACCATACATACTGGATGACTGCTTGCTACAGCATATTTTTACTATTGTGGGTGTCATGTGCCGTGTGGGGTCCAAATTAACaagacacttaaaaaaacaaacaaacaaataaacaaaaatcttAAAACAGGTGCATTAATAGTTCAAAACTATGATACTTATATTTATGGACAGACTGTTCTGTGTAACACTACACAAGCCTCTCTAATAGTGCCTTGAAACGTGATCCTTTGTTGTTACTTTGCTGTCTAGACTGATTATTGATTAGTTTTTGTTCTTTAAGTCATCCAGCTATTTATCAACAGAGGTTCCAACCCCAACCCACAGGTAAATTTACCTTAATTTCACCAACTTAGACTGCAGTAGTAGCTTTTCCTCAAAAGATGCAGGGCATTTTAAAATGTGGCAAGTTCAAAACTGGATTTGTGCTGCTACACAGAGCTCCCCAAGGCTACGGTGCAGAACAAAGACCATCAGCTGCAGTCTAAGCTAGTGGAGCTGGAGCAGCTATTGGCCGCAAAGTGCAATATTTACAGGACTCCTTTTACTGTGCTCACAGATACTCGCATGCTTATTGAGCccaattcttttaatttttttacacaATCTTTGGATCTAAAGTCTGATCTTCAAAGCGCATGTTTCATGTAGGTTTTGATGTTAATCATTTAAAGAAATATTACAGAATCATCTGCACTGTCACATTGCGTAAAAATCAATGAAATTGACTGTCCCTCTTCACAGGAGTCATTGACCAATAAAGTTTACTGCAACAGTCTAGATGGTCACAAAGGAACTCTGGCCTTTTTAACACTTATGTTCATCAGGAGAAAACTCAATAATTACACTGTATATAGCCCAATGTTGTGCTCTGAATAAGGTGACTGTACACCTTCATATTTCCACACAGAAccaagttgaaaaaaaaaacctgaaaatgtaTATAACACTGTCCTGTGAATTCTCCTCTCACCTGGACTGGACCGGCAGTTCAGAATTGAGGACGCAGGCAGGAATGCCAAACTGTTCGAGAAACAGTTTGAGTCTATAGCATCTGTCCACAGTTCCCACAAACAATAGCGTCTTCCCCTTAACCAGGCACAGCTTGAGCAGTGTGTACACAAGTAGAAACTTGTCCTCCTCCTCACATTTGATGCTGTACTGCTGCAGCTGGCTGCTGTCTGGGAGCTGGGATCCTTGAAGCTTCAGTATCACCTAACAAAACACCATATCCAAAATGGATGTGTGGGTCAAGACAAAACCAGAAACATCAACACATCCTGCATATCACCTCTGACTGCAGCTTAAACATCACTCTTATTCTTCACTAAGGTTTTCACAAGAGAATAAAGTTATGGTTTTTTGTACTCATTTACTTTGCGCAAGTCTTTAACTGCACAATGCAGAAGAGAACACTGATAATGATAATACAACAATGATCAATTCACACTGTGTGAAATTAACTCTTGGTCTCAGTCTGTACAGAATTAATTAGAAACATAGCAGGTTAAGAGTGTTTTCACAACtatatgtcttgatgcattctcaatcatccaggaaagtaaatctccaaaagttgattctgttcatctggacgtagcgttttgtgggagaaacgtttcgtcactcatccaagtgacttcttcagtctcatctgactgcaggtttccccaaatcttataaacagtacatttgcataatgactgaaaccagcccactgaaggaacaatgggctgggaggtcagttccttaataataattatgcaaattctcatgaccattgatcaacaaccactgaccaaaacccactgatcaaagaccactgatcaatggccatgagtaccattcacagagagttggggaatggctgcaatcacagcattgtaagatggtgacagatgtacccttaggccccctcctcgattcagagatggtctttcccttttcacgtaaatggcctccttgactccacgctcaaaccagcgttcctccctgtccaggatgtgtacatcctcatcattgaaagagtgtccactggcctgtaggtgtaaatagactgcagagtcctggcctgacgaggtagctcttctgtgttgtgccatccgcttcgccagaggttgttcggtttccctgatgtataaatcctggcaatcctcctggcacttaacagcgtacactatgttactctgtgtcgggggacccgatccttggggtggaccaatttttggcgcagcgtgttttggggtttaaaagccacagagacgcggtgtttagaaaaaatgcgtctcaactgctccgatactcctgacacatatgggatcactacaggttttcgcttgggcagcggttgtccttctctcctggatcggctggagctttctttaggtgtctttcccgctttgacaaaagtccagctgggataaccacatttactcagggccttcttgatgtgctgttcttctgcctccctggccgctgtgtcagtggggatggtgttcgctctgtgttgtagcgtcctgatgacacccagtttgtgctccagtggatgatgagagtcaaaccttagatactgatccgtatgtgtaggtttacggtacacgtcagcttttagatgtcccccattactgatggaaatcttacagtctaagaaggctaacctgccacttttcatatcctccctggtgaatttgatgtgtcggtccaccgagttaatgtgatccgtgaaatgtagtacgtcctcagatttgattttcacccaggtgtcatcgacatatctgaaccaatggcttggtggtgttccagggtaggatagcaaagccctcttttccacttcttccatgtacaaattggccacgatgggtgaaactggggagcccatggcacacccatgtttctgcctgtagaactgacccttgtatgtgaagtaggtggaatgaagacacagttccaaaagcaaacacacttggtcgatgctgagagtggtcctgttgctgaggttggtgtcatcctgtaatctcttacggaccaCCTctaacgcttccgtgactgggatgcaaatGAAGAGAGatgagggggcctaagggtacatctttcgccatcttacaatgctgtgattgcagccattccccaactctctgtgaatggtactcatggccattgatcagtgggttttggtcagtggttgttgatcaatggtcatgagaatttgcataattatgattaaggaactaacctcccagcccattgttccttcagtgggctggtttcagtcattatgcaaatgtactgtttataagattggggaaacctgcagtcagctgagactgaagaagtcacttggatgagtgacgaaacgtttctcccacaaaacgctacgtccagatgaacagaatcaacttttggagtttCACAACTATAGTTCTTTTACTCTGGTCCGAATCAGGTGGCTAGTTGCTAACTTGTACTGACCTTCGCTTCTATGATACCCTGCCACATCTCAGGTGGGAAGGTGTGTATCTTAAACTTACTAGTATTTGGGTTGAATCACGTTCACACCATAAATTTGTTAGAAACAAGGACGAGACCGCCTCCTCCAAAAGGGTCTCAGTACGGTTGTTTTGTTCTCAACCCAAGTGCAATTACTGTGTTCTGTTAAATTTATATAGTGGCCGTTTGCTGTTACTGGTTGGGGGTTAAgggaagaaaaaatataataataataaatctaatAATAAATACTGAATAAATATATTCAGTAAGTGGGAGtctctgggagaaaatgctGTGTTGATACCTGAGGCTGAAGGAGAAAGGCAGGGCTGATTTGACTtgacaggaaggcaacagtaactcaaatgttATTAATAATGTATCTAAACATTCAATTGTATAGAAAACAATAAACCTTTGATCAAGTGAGTGTTAAAGGGACATTACAGGATTGTGCAGCAACAGCTCCTTGAGGGTCTGGACATCCTCATTAAATGTAGCAGACATCAGGAAAGACTGGTAGATATTTGGTAAAtggctgttttaaaaaaaagaaaagaaagaaagataaaaaacagttaaatttgACATTAAGGCTACAATAACTAACCTAAACCCAACTGAAGCCAAACTAAATGTAAACACAGGCAACTTGTGGCTGCAGGGAAGAAAAGTATGTTTGGTGGTCTTTGAAAAAGACTGATGCTCCAATCTAAAACAGATTTttgcttcatttcttttttaccaAGTTTGAGATTTTAAGAACAAGAACAGAAGAAAACTATGATGTGAAAAAAGAGACTTCTTTCTTCTTTGCCTCTCACATTTAAATTAGTTTGGAAAATGGATGAGTTGAAAACATTATTGCCTCGTTTCATATTCATAAGAAGGCTATAACCTATAACACTATTACACATGTAAGTTTCATGCAACTTTCACCTAAAAAAGGCTGGGAATCTCTCATTTAAATCCTGGacgttaaaaacaaaaaaaaacaaacaaacaaaaacaccaccTTTCTAatgcaaaatttaaaacaaacagcagcaggagacGCTTGCATGAAGCGAGTTCCCTCTGGTGAAAATCTGTACACTCTCACCACAACAAGTTCTTCAGGTCAGACTCAAAGCCAAAAGAGAAGATTAGGTCGGCTTCGTCTACCACCAGCATCTCAAGAGAAGAACGCAGGACCAGGTTCTGTGCGTTGAGATGGGCAAGCACACGGGATGGCGTCCCCACAACTACATCTGGCTTCTCCATTAAAATGGGCCTGTCCACACATAAAAGCGATCATTTAAAATACATCTCCTCGTTTGACAACACAGTGTTTTTTATTAATCTATGAAGTCCACAATTACACTTTGCggatataaaaatattatataaatgcAATACTGTGGAAAAATGCAGGCACTTGAAGTCTTTAGATTCTTATCACACAATCAGGGACTTTTGAGCTTGCTAAATGCACAACAGAACAACAAACCCAAGCAAAGCATAAAACAGGAAGGGGTAAGAGCAATTAAAATCAAAAGAACAAGGA is drawn from Pelmatolapia mariae isolate MD_Pm_ZW linkage group LG7, Pm_UMD_F_2, whole genome shotgun sequence and contains these coding sequences:
- the ddx56 gene encoding probable ATP-dependent RNA helicase DDX56 → MAHERLQFHEMGLDDRLLKAVADLGWSKPTLIQEKVIPLALDGKDLLARARTGSGKTASYGIPVIQRILASKQNVREQDVRALIVVPTKELGHQVQIMMRQLTAYCSRDVRVADISSKVDLSTQRPILMEKPDVVVGTPSRVLAHLNAQNLVLRSSLEMLVVDEADLIFSFGFESDLKNLLCHLPNIYQSFLMSATFNEDVQTLKELLLHNPVILKLQGSQLPDSSQLQQYSIKCEEEDKFLLVYTLLKLCLVKGKTLLFVGTVDRCYRLKLFLEQFGIPACVLNSELPVQSRCHIIAQFNQGFYDYIIATDEQSLTDTAAAPQTTAGKEKKKTQKKGGKAKDKEYGVSRGVDFQNVANVINFDFPKTVESYIHRVGRTARADNPGTALSFVSHTELGLLSEVEEALTGDETNSPLKPYEFKMEQIEGFRYRCRDAMRSVTKQAVKEARLKEIKQELLNSEKLKTYFEDNPRDLQLLRHDKDLHPAVVKPHLKNVPEYLIPEALKGVVHPLTSRRRRRKEIQRPGGVIKSSFKKNIRGKNPLKSFQYTGGKNKKGKASQS